In Hwangdonia lutea, a single window of DNA contains:
- a CDS encoding MarR family winged helix-turn-helix transcriptional regulator, which translates to MSDSIFNPNQQIADVSSKIVAGLERISEAFKVLLWEKAKRLGLSPIQIQILIFINYHKIEFCNVSHLAKEFNVSKPTISDAVKVLVNKGLVEKVFSTSDSRSYAIQLSDSGKSIISETENFAQPLKNQLSGISDADLESTFSTLSKLIYKLNKIGVLTVQRTCYACKFYQKNGNQHYCNLLEKELLNSEIRIDCEEFEVKA; encoded by the coding sequence ATGAGCGATAGTATTTTTAATCCCAATCAGCAAATCGCTGATGTTTCCAGTAAAATCGTTGCTGGTTTAGAGCGTATTTCTGAAGCCTTTAAAGTTTTACTTTGGGAAAAGGCCAAACGTTTAGGTTTGAGTCCCATTCAAATCCAAATCCTCATTTTTATAAATTATCATAAAATTGAATTTTGTAATGTAAGCCATTTAGCCAAAGAGTTCAACGTTTCAAAACCCACCATAAGTGATGCCGTTAAAGTTTTGGTAAATAAAGGATTGGTTGAGAAGGTGTTCTCCACTTCCGATAGCAGGAGCTACGCCATACAATTATCAGATTCTGGAAAAAGCATAATTTCAGAAACCGAAAATTTTGCACAACCTTTAAAAAATCAATTAAGCGGCATTAGCGATGCCGATTTAGAATCTACCTTCAGCACGCTCAGTAAACTTATTTACAAATTGAATAAAATAGGTGTTTTAACGGTGCAGCGTACCTGTTATGCTTGCAAGTTCTATCAAAAAAACGGCAATCAACATTACTGCAATTTATTGGAAAAAGAATTGTTGAATTCTGAAATTCGGATTGATTGTGAGGAGTTTGAGGTGAAAGCATAA
- a CDS encoding DUF2024 family protein, producing the protein MKVSVWDTYVKREDGKIMHFDILVPNSLQDEQTILNYGASYLKSKAFKTESISSNICNFCHIEQATDAVMNDIQNKGFSIIEMENCN; encoded by the coding sequence ATGAAAGTTTCAGTTTGGGACACCTATGTAAAAAGAGAAGACGGTAAAATCATGCATTTTGATATTTTGGTGCCAAATAGCTTACAAGATGAACAAACCATTTTAAATTATGGGGCAAGTTATTTGAAAAGTAAAGCTTTTAAAACAGAAAGCATCTCATCTAACATTTGTAATTTTTGTCATATTGAACAAGCAACTGATGCCGTTATGAATGATATTCAAAATAAAGGATTTTCGATTATTGAAATGGAAAATTGCAACTAA
- a CDS encoding thioredoxin family protein, whose translation MSKSIFYHAGCPVCVSAEHDIVNLIGAENVEIVHFGEDNSRIPEAEKAGVKSVPALVTPNGNVLHINFGASMDAVKG comes from the coding sequence ATGAGTAAATCAATTTTTTATCACGCAGGATGTCCTGTATGTGTAAGCGCAGAACACGACATTGTTAATTTAATAGGAGCAGAAAATGTAGAAATCGTACATTTTGGCGAAGACAACTCAAGAATTCCAGAAGCTGAAAAAGCCGGCGTAAAATCGGTTCCAGCTTTGGTAACGCCAAACGGAAATGTACTTCATATAAACTTTGGTGCTTCAATGGACGCTGTAAAAGGCTAA